The Xylocopa sonorina isolate GNS202 chromosome 17, iyXylSono1_principal, whole genome shotgun sequence genome includes a region encoding these proteins:
- the LOC143431292 gene encoding uncharacterized protein LOC143431292 isoform X2 produces the protein MQPGVTVVLATVWLVVYASLVGTAVHHPIRLTLDQYSPLAPQHRQHGAYGSVEDQLGRKDQNPAKNQPDDVSLIEYEELYETKHLGSDSLLRRAGKNANENSSPLVKDKQPDAYSFRRFTDEKADNGDTKGLESASHELPPPSELEDPFVADGTFQDQGPGSVEIYKLDMLIEKFLLDSTPVTKLLSKGKSKVPKKTSYTNWKTKAPDYKGTGPRLLFHKQSNSFDDNNTEVPPNMDPFSIGGVPELQVGCEGLEASDLNTKRKRSIDSSDSQKKSKEVEPWAGVTPISLDLDYDAYDEEDYEERDELVKLKKLEATMSGVKQNRGDMDVHFYEENGRPDELPVRGDLGNSSVDNESISLPATSDHGVQKREAKAVDQPLYFDKEKREVRAEMESVGSPTPRVNQRRKILWFDESDVVVNEERSKRDTMWGFGEDEGVVSSDELQTENQRRRLAYEKSWREAEERRRQEEERRREEASRRNYVENRTNSDIQKIREEYERALEERERQEEERRRRVQQEEERRRRVQQEEESRRRLQPASRRGSSSNRWQSEEERRRRLQEEELRRNRWLDEERRRQELESSYRRRESRPQPFTYEEEMKRQRQQEEEVRRREENRLREEERQRKLQEEEARRRERSRWEEEMRRRQQQELDRRNLEERERQWMLKQRQEEEERRKQQRNRNEPYNLLYPSTARPNMSRSYDPETERRIREQEIARQRKLEEYLQRNQPMNMTGSMNREREETIRRRQELERQRLEEERRLQEYVRRNQPVHVQTANDSNARNMLEYHRRLDEARHYNRPSYPSQENRRIHGPSALTNVDPRGYTDEARRREAAQRIEDERIRDRQRQQQEQLRREALRREQEFRRTQSRNYEEERIRKEAEQKARERQETDAWRRSQGGWNTRVSYEDRRRLEEHRRLEERRRLEERRRLEERRRLEERRRQDTSLVPANLVSNQSRRAIERERQRQDEERRLEAERRRAKAAREHTTNEQSRRHEEARWRTLPVSARIIVNPVAPTPSPNLLIRSGFDNTDISYQGANPYRPGVPVANFPAPPTRRPPVKSPPACIWAVVQCCPSNMNRLVTCFEAVGCPGINWDPNPCRRAVVEAARDTLAKYFAENEEENLRY, from the exons ATGCAGCCAGGGGTGACAGTGGTCCTGGCCACGGTCTGGCTGGTGGTGTACGCGAGCCTGGTGGGGACTGCCGTCCACCATCCCATCCGCCTTACCCTCGATCAATACTCCCCTTTAGCCCCGCAACACCGGCAGCATGGAGCTTATGGAAGTGTCGAGGACCAACTGGGCAGGAAGGATCAGAATCCTGCCAAGAATCAGCCCGACGACGTTTCGCTCATCG AGTACGAGGAACTCTACGAAACGAAGCATCTCGGAAGCGACTCGTTGCTTCGCCGGGCTGGGAAGAACGCCAACGAGAATTCTTCACCTTTAGTCAAAGATAAGCAGCCCGATGCCTACTCCTTTCGGAGATTCACGGACGAGAAGGCCGACAATGGTGACACAAAGGGACTCGAATCAGCGTCGCACGAGCTGCCTCCTCCGTCCGAATTGGAGGACCCTTTTGTAGCTGACGGCACGTTCCAAGATCAAGGACCAGGCTCTGTGGAAATATACAAATTAGACATGCTGATAGAGAAATTCCTTTTGGATTCGACTCCTGTCACAAAACTTCTGTCGAAGGGTAAGAGCAAGGTGCCCAAGAAAACGAGCTATACTAATTGGAAGACAAAAGCACCAGACTATAAAGGTACCGGTCCAAGGCTACTGTTTCATAAACAGTCCAACTCATTCGACGACAATAATACAGAGGTTCCACCAAACATGGATCCATTTAGTATAGGCGGAGTACCGGAATTGCAAGTTGGTTGCGAGGGATTGGAGGCATCCGATCTTAATACTAAACGAAAAAGATCGATAGATTCCAGCGACAGCCAGAAGAAATCAAAGGAAGTAGAACCATGGGCGGGCGTAACTCCGATATCTTTGGACTTGGACTACGACGCCTACGACGAGGAGGACTACGAGGAGAGGGACGAGTTGGTGAAGCTGAAAAAATTGGAGGCCACGATGAGCGGGGTCAAGCAGAATAGAGGAGACATGGATGTGCACTTCTACGAGGAAAATGGCCGCCCAGATGAATTACCCGTCCGTGGAGACTTGGGTAACTCTAGCGTGGATAACGAGTCGATTAGCTTGCCCGCGACATCTGATCACGGTGTTCAGAAGAGAGAAGCAAAAGCGGTTGACCAGCCTTTGTATTTCGATAAAGAGAAGCGCGAGGTTCGTGCCGAGATGGAATCCGTAGGTAGCCCAACTCCGAGAGTTAATCAACGTCGCAAGATATTGTGGTTCGATGAGTCTGACGTTGTAGTGAACGAAGAGCGGAGTAAGCGTGACACTATGTGGGGCTTCGGGGAAGATGAAGGCGTGGTGTCTAGCGATGAATTGCAGACTGAGAATCAGCGACGAAGATTGGCCTATGAGAAAAGTTGGAGAGAGGCGGAAGAGAGGAGGAGGCAAGAAGAGGAGCGAAGACGGGAAGAGGCGAGCAGGCGAAATTACGTGGAGAATCGAACTAACTCCGACATACAAAAGATCAGGGAAGAGTACGAAAGGGCGctggaagagagagaaagacaggaAGAAGAGAGGCGACGACGAGTGCAGCAAGAGGAAGAGAGGCGACGACGAGTGCAGCAGGAGGAAGAGAGTCGACGGCGATTGCAACCGGCGTCGCGAAGAGGGTCGTCGTCGAACAGGTGGCAGTCGGAGGAGGAACGTAGACGACGCTTACAGGAAGAAGAATTACGACGAAATCGATGGCTCGACGAGGAGCGCAGAAGGCAAGAATTAGAATCGTCTTATAGGAGGCGCGAATCAAGGCCGCAGCCTTTTACGTACGAAGAAGAGATGAAGAGGCAACGACAGCAAGAAGAAGAAGTAAGAAGACGCGAAGAGAATCGTTTAAGAGAGGAAGAAAGGCAACGGAAATTGCAGGAGGAGGAGGCTCGCAGAAGAGAGCGGTCCAGGTGGGAGGAAGAGATGAGACGAAGGCAACAGCAAGAATTGGATAGAAGAAATTTGGAAGAAAGGGAGAGACAGTGGATGTTAAAGCAAAGAcaggaagaagaagaacgaaGGAAGCAGcaacgaaacagaaacgaacCTTACAATTTATTGTATCCCTCAACCGCTCGTCCGAACATGAGTAGGTCGTACGATCCCGAAACAGAAAGACGCATAAGAGAACAAGAAATAGCACGGCAAAGAAAGTTGGAAGAATATCTTCAACGTAACCAACCGATGAACATGACCGGTTCGATGAATCGAGAAAGGGAAGAAACGATCAGGAGGAGGCAAGAGCTCGAGCGACAACGACTCGAGGAGGAGCGCAGGTTACAAGAGTACGTGCGACGGAATCAGCCAGTGCATGTACAAACAGCGAATGATTCGAACGCTAGAAATATGCTAGAATACCATAGAAGATTAGACGAAGCGAGACATTATAATCGTCCGAGCTATCCAAGTCAAGAAAACAGAAGGATTCACGGTCCGTCAGCCCTGACGAACGTCGATCCACGGGGATACACGGACGAGGCTAGAAGAAGAGAAGCAGCCCAGAGGATCGAGGACGAAAGGATTCGAGATCGGCAAAGGCAGCAGCAAGAGCAGCTAAGGAGGGAAGCTCTGAGACGAGAACAAGAATTTCGCAGAACGCAGTCGAGAAACTACGAGGAGGAACGAATAAGAAAAGAAGCCGAGCAAAAGGCGAGAGAACGGCAGGAAACGGACGCTTGGAGAAGAAGCCAGGGTGGATGGAATACGAGAGTAAGCTACGAGGATCGTAGACGACTCGAAGAACATAGACGACTGGAGGAACGTAGACGACTCGAGGAACGTAGACGACTCGAGGAACGTAGACGACTCGAGGAGCGTAGGAGGCAAGACACTAGCCTCGTTCCAGCCAATTTAGTTTCAAACCAGTCTAGGAGAGCTATAGAACGCGAGAGACAAAGACAGGATGAAGAAAGGAGACTGGAAGCTGAGAGACGAAG AGCAAAGGCAGCTAGGGAACATACCACGAACGAACAATCGAGACGACACGAGGAAGCCAGGTGGAGAACATTGCCTGTGAGCGCAAGAATAATAGTCAACCCTGTAGCACCTACCCCCTCGCCTAACTTGTTAATAAGGTCGGGCTTTGACAACACCGATATCAGTTATCAG GGAGCTAATCCGTATCGTCCTGGAGTGCCAGTAGCTAACTTTCCTGCCCCTCCTACTAGACGACCACCTGTAAAAAGTCCGCCAGCCTGCATCTGGGCAGTTGTTCAATGTTGTCCATCGAACATGAATCGATTGGTTACGTGCTTCGAGGCGGTGGGCTGTCCTGGTATCAATTGGGATCCAAATCCGTGTAGACGCGCCGTTGTCGAAGCTGCTAGGGATACCTTGGCGAAATATTTCGCAGAAAACGAGGAGGAGAATCTTCGTTATTAA
- the LOC143431292 gene encoding uncharacterized protein LOC143431292 isoform X1, protein MLDRTMQPGVTVVLATVWLVVYASLVGTAVHHPIRLTLDQYSPLAPQHRQHGAYGSVEDQLGRKDQNPAKNQPDDVSLIEYEELYETKHLGSDSLLRRAGKNANENSSPLVKDKQPDAYSFRRFTDEKADNGDTKGLESASHELPPPSELEDPFVADGTFQDQGPGSVEIYKLDMLIEKFLLDSTPVTKLLSKGKSKVPKKTSYTNWKTKAPDYKGTGPRLLFHKQSNSFDDNNTEVPPNMDPFSIGGVPELQVGCEGLEASDLNTKRKRSIDSSDSQKKSKEVEPWAGVTPISLDLDYDAYDEEDYEERDELVKLKKLEATMSGVKQNRGDMDVHFYEENGRPDELPVRGDLGNSSVDNESISLPATSDHGVQKREAKAVDQPLYFDKEKREVRAEMESVGSPTPRVNQRRKILWFDESDVVVNEERSKRDTMWGFGEDEGVVSSDELQTENQRRRLAYEKSWREAEERRRQEEERRREEASRRNYVENRTNSDIQKIREEYERALEERERQEEERRRRVQQEEERRRRVQQEEESRRRLQPASRRGSSSNRWQSEEERRRRLQEEELRRNRWLDEERRRQELESSYRRRESRPQPFTYEEEMKRQRQQEEEVRRREENRLREEERQRKLQEEEARRRERSRWEEEMRRRQQQELDRRNLEERERQWMLKQRQEEEERRKQQRNRNEPYNLLYPSTARPNMSRSYDPETERRIREQEIARQRKLEEYLQRNQPMNMTGSMNREREETIRRRQELERQRLEEERRLQEYVRRNQPVHVQTANDSNARNMLEYHRRLDEARHYNRPSYPSQENRRIHGPSALTNVDPRGYTDEARRREAAQRIEDERIRDRQRQQQEQLRREALRREQEFRRTQSRNYEEERIRKEAEQKARERQETDAWRRSQGGWNTRVSYEDRRRLEEHRRLEERRRLEERRRLEERRRLEERRRQDTSLVPANLVSNQSRRAIERERQRQDEERRLEAERRRAKAAREHTTNEQSRRHEEARWRTLPVSARIIVNPVAPTPSPNLLIRSGFDNTDISYQGANPYRPGVPVANFPAPPTRRPPVKSPPACIWAVVQCCPSNMNRLVTCFEAVGCPGINWDPNPCRRAVVEAARDTLAKYFAENEEENLRY, encoded by the exons ATGCTTGATCG AACGATGCAGCCAGGGGTGACAGTGGTCCTGGCCACGGTCTGGCTGGTGGTGTACGCGAGCCTGGTGGGGACTGCCGTCCACCATCCCATCCGCCTTACCCTCGATCAATACTCCCCTTTAGCCCCGCAACACCGGCAGCATGGAGCTTATGGAAGTGTCGAGGACCAACTGGGCAGGAAGGATCAGAATCCTGCCAAGAATCAGCCCGACGACGTTTCGCTCATCG AGTACGAGGAACTCTACGAAACGAAGCATCTCGGAAGCGACTCGTTGCTTCGCCGGGCTGGGAAGAACGCCAACGAGAATTCTTCACCTTTAGTCAAAGATAAGCAGCCCGATGCCTACTCCTTTCGGAGATTCACGGACGAGAAGGCCGACAATGGTGACACAAAGGGACTCGAATCAGCGTCGCACGAGCTGCCTCCTCCGTCCGAATTGGAGGACCCTTTTGTAGCTGACGGCACGTTCCAAGATCAAGGACCAGGCTCTGTGGAAATATACAAATTAGACATGCTGATAGAGAAATTCCTTTTGGATTCGACTCCTGTCACAAAACTTCTGTCGAAGGGTAAGAGCAAGGTGCCCAAGAAAACGAGCTATACTAATTGGAAGACAAAAGCACCAGACTATAAAGGTACCGGTCCAAGGCTACTGTTTCATAAACAGTCCAACTCATTCGACGACAATAATACAGAGGTTCCACCAAACATGGATCCATTTAGTATAGGCGGAGTACCGGAATTGCAAGTTGGTTGCGAGGGATTGGAGGCATCCGATCTTAATACTAAACGAAAAAGATCGATAGATTCCAGCGACAGCCAGAAGAAATCAAAGGAAGTAGAACCATGGGCGGGCGTAACTCCGATATCTTTGGACTTGGACTACGACGCCTACGACGAGGAGGACTACGAGGAGAGGGACGAGTTGGTGAAGCTGAAAAAATTGGAGGCCACGATGAGCGGGGTCAAGCAGAATAGAGGAGACATGGATGTGCACTTCTACGAGGAAAATGGCCGCCCAGATGAATTACCCGTCCGTGGAGACTTGGGTAACTCTAGCGTGGATAACGAGTCGATTAGCTTGCCCGCGACATCTGATCACGGTGTTCAGAAGAGAGAAGCAAAAGCGGTTGACCAGCCTTTGTATTTCGATAAAGAGAAGCGCGAGGTTCGTGCCGAGATGGAATCCGTAGGTAGCCCAACTCCGAGAGTTAATCAACGTCGCAAGATATTGTGGTTCGATGAGTCTGACGTTGTAGTGAACGAAGAGCGGAGTAAGCGTGACACTATGTGGGGCTTCGGGGAAGATGAAGGCGTGGTGTCTAGCGATGAATTGCAGACTGAGAATCAGCGACGAAGATTGGCCTATGAGAAAAGTTGGAGAGAGGCGGAAGAGAGGAGGAGGCAAGAAGAGGAGCGAAGACGGGAAGAGGCGAGCAGGCGAAATTACGTGGAGAATCGAACTAACTCCGACATACAAAAGATCAGGGAAGAGTACGAAAGGGCGctggaagagagagaaagacaggaAGAAGAGAGGCGACGACGAGTGCAGCAAGAGGAAGAGAGGCGACGACGAGTGCAGCAGGAGGAAGAGAGTCGACGGCGATTGCAACCGGCGTCGCGAAGAGGGTCGTCGTCGAACAGGTGGCAGTCGGAGGAGGAACGTAGACGACGCTTACAGGAAGAAGAATTACGACGAAATCGATGGCTCGACGAGGAGCGCAGAAGGCAAGAATTAGAATCGTCTTATAGGAGGCGCGAATCAAGGCCGCAGCCTTTTACGTACGAAGAAGAGATGAAGAGGCAACGACAGCAAGAAGAAGAAGTAAGAAGACGCGAAGAGAATCGTTTAAGAGAGGAAGAAAGGCAACGGAAATTGCAGGAGGAGGAGGCTCGCAGAAGAGAGCGGTCCAGGTGGGAGGAAGAGATGAGACGAAGGCAACAGCAAGAATTGGATAGAAGAAATTTGGAAGAAAGGGAGAGACAGTGGATGTTAAAGCAAAGAcaggaagaagaagaacgaaGGAAGCAGcaacgaaacagaaacgaacCTTACAATTTATTGTATCCCTCAACCGCTCGTCCGAACATGAGTAGGTCGTACGATCCCGAAACAGAAAGACGCATAAGAGAACAAGAAATAGCACGGCAAAGAAAGTTGGAAGAATATCTTCAACGTAACCAACCGATGAACATGACCGGTTCGATGAATCGAGAAAGGGAAGAAACGATCAGGAGGAGGCAAGAGCTCGAGCGACAACGACTCGAGGAGGAGCGCAGGTTACAAGAGTACGTGCGACGGAATCAGCCAGTGCATGTACAAACAGCGAATGATTCGAACGCTAGAAATATGCTAGAATACCATAGAAGATTAGACGAAGCGAGACATTATAATCGTCCGAGCTATCCAAGTCAAGAAAACAGAAGGATTCACGGTCCGTCAGCCCTGACGAACGTCGATCCACGGGGATACACGGACGAGGCTAGAAGAAGAGAAGCAGCCCAGAGGATCGAGGACGAAAGGATTCGAGATCGGCAAAGGCAGCAGCAAGAGCAGCTAAGGAGGGAAGCTCTGAGACGAGAACAAGAATTTCGCAGAACGCAGTCGAGAAACTACGAGGAGGAACGAATAAGAAAAGAAGCCGAGCAAAAGGCGAGAGAACGGCAGGAAACGGACGCTTGGAGAAGAAGCCAGGGTGGATGGAATACGAGAGTAAGCTACGAGGATCGTAGACGACTCGAAGAACATAGACGACTGGAGGAACGTAGACGACTCGAGGAACGTAGACGACTCGAGGAACGTAGACGACTCGAGGAGCGTAGGAGGCAAGACACTAGCCTCGTTCCAGCCAATTTAGTTTCAAACCAGTCTAGGAGAGCTATAGAACGCGAGAGACAAAGACAGGATGAAGAAAGGAGACTGGAAGCTGAGAGACGAAG AGCAAAGGCAGCTAGGGAACATACCACGAACGAACAATCGAGACGACACGAGGAAGCCAGGTGGAGAACATTGCCTGTGAGCGCAAGAATAATAGTCAACCCTGTAGCACCTACCCCCTCGCCTAACTTGTTAATAAGGTCGGGCTTTGACAACACCGATATCAGTTATCAG GGAGCTAATCCGTATCGTCCTGGAGTGCCAGTAGCTAACTTTCCTGCCCCTCCTACTAGACGACCACCTGTAAAAAGTCCGCCAGCCTGCATCTGGGCAGTTGTTCAATGTTGTCCATCGAACATGAATCGATTGGTTACGTGCTTCGAGGCGGTGGGCTGTCCTGGTATCAATTGGGATCCAAATCCGTGTAGACGCGCCGTTGTCGAAGCTGCTAGGGATACCTTGGCGAAATATTTCGCAGAAAACGAGGAGGAGAATCTTCGTTATTAA